A window of Xylophilus sp. GW821-FHT01B05 contains these coding sequences:
- a CDS encoding GMC family oxidoreductase N-terminal domain-containing protein translates to MFDYIVVGAGSAGCVVANRLTADGKHSVALLEAGPSDRSGMYRHLTRIPMGMIALMRQTATHWAHELLVGDASKPERRVPSPRGRIAGGTSAINGMLYLRGHPEDYDAWAEAGNSGWSFKDVLPFFKCHENFEDGASTYHGSDGELRVEGIKDLHPLSASFIQSAVNAGYPFNGDMNGASIHGFGRHHLTMTRGERLTSARAFLHPAMERKNLHLMCNTVVQKLLIEDDHVVGVSVLRDGMMVDLRASKEVILCGGTMNSPQLLMLSGIGDAQELNAAGITVRHVLAGVGQNYQDHACALVSASERGHKSIGLTFAGAPSLANAPLKYLFRRKGVLAESVIQCGGFLNHDGQSKSPTIKLEFMPMLRTIGSVIPRQHGFNVFVALLRPASRGRLRLRSSLAADLPIIEPHFFEDPADMDVLIEGLRITRRILGQAPLAHQILDEIRPGRQVQSDVELRDYVQNNFGTTYHPVGTCKMGPSTDRGAVVDHRLRVHGLRGLRVADASIMPTIVCANTNAPSMMIGEKAASLVLDDVD, encoded by the coding sequence ATGTTCGACTACATCGTGGTGGGCGCCGGATCTGCTGGGTGCGTCGTGGCAAACCGGCTGACGGCGGACGGCAAGCACTCCGTCGCGCTGCTGGAAGCAGGCCCGTCTGATCGAAGCGGAATGTACCGCCATCTCACGCGCATCCCCATGGGCATGATCGCACTTATGCGCCAGACCGCGACGCATTGGGCCCATGAACTGCTCGTCGGCGATGCTTCGAAGCCCGAACGCCGGGTTCCGAGTCCGCGTGGCCGCATTGCTGGCGGTACAAGCGCCATCAATGGCATGCTGTATCTGCGCGGACATCCTGAGGATTACGACGCCTGGGCCGAAGCGGGCAATTCAGGATGGAGTTTTAAAGACGTGCTCCCCTTCTTTAAGTGCCACGAGAATTTCGAGGACGGAGCATCTACCTACCATGGCAGCGACGGCGAACTTCGTGTCGAAGGCATCAAGGACCTGCACCCGCTTTCTGCGTCGTTCATTCAGTCGGCAGTGAATGCCGGGTACCCGTTCAACGGTGACATGAACGGAGCGTCGATTCATGGCTTTGGCCGTCACCATCTGACCATGACCCGAGGTGAGCGCCTGACCAGCGCACGTGCCTTCCTTCATCCTGCGATGGAGCGCAAGAACCTGCACTTGATGTGCAACACGGTCGTTCAAAAGCTTCTGATCGAAGACGACCATGTCGTGGGCGTTTCCGTCTTGCGGGACGGCATGATGGTCGATTTGCGCGCGAGCAAGGAAGTCATTCTGTGCGGCGGAACCATGAATTCGCCCCAACTTCTTATGCTTTCTGGAATCGGTGATGCACAGGAGCTGAACGCCGCCGGAATCACAGTTCGACATGTGCTTGCGGGCGTGGGCCAGAACTACCAAGACCATGCCTGCGCCCTGGTGTCCGCCAGCGAGAGGGGGCACAAGAGCATCGGACTCACATTCGCGGGTGCCCCGAGCCTGGCCAATGCGCCCTTAAAGTATTTGTTTCGACGTAAGGGCGTATTGGCCGAAAGTGTGATCCAGTGTGGAGGTTTTCTCAATCATGACGGGCAGTCGAAAAGTCCGACCATCAAGCTTGAGTTCATGCCGATGCTGAGGACCATCGGTTCCGTGATCCCGAGGCAGCATGGGTTCAATGTGTTCGTTGCCCTGCTGCGTCCGGCGAGTCGCGGCCGGCTACGCTTGCGATCGTCATTGGCGGCCGACCTGCCGATCATCGAGCCGCACTTCTTTGAAGATCCGGCGGACATGGATGTGCTGATCGAAGGACTTCGCATCACTCGGCGGATTCTTGGTCAGGCACCGCTGGCTCACCAAATTCTTGATGAGATCCGACCAGGTCGACAAGTCCAGAGCGACGTAGAGCTGCGCGACTACGTGCAGAACAACTTCGGCACGACCTATCACCCGGTGGGCACTTGCAAGATGGGCCCCTCCACCGACCGTGGGGCAGTAGTCGACCATCGCCTGCGCGTGCACGGACTTAGAGGGCTGAGGGTCGCCGATGCTTC
- a CDS encoding aldehyde dehydrogenase family protein: MKLKMRTQTMPRLLINGELLEGQRSSEVVNPATGAAFATVSIASEAQLDQAVQSASDAAPRWARTEWAHRASVLSSLAVCIRDNGEELAQLITLEQGKPLAGSRRELQFAAAAFESVARLRLEPQPYERQANRSITGFRSPLGVVGAIATWNYPLMTMASKISVALMAGNTVVLKPSPNTPIATLRFGELVRHLLPAGVLNIITDANDLGALLVRHPKIDLVSFTGSTKVGRQIAREAGNDVKHLVLELGGNDAAIVLSDSHPTQIADSIFRAAFQNAGQTCLAIKRLYVHERIYAQLTNELVLRAQAAVVGDGMDARTQIGPVQNQGQYARAQAIIDAARQEGVVAAGGETHGPGYFVRPTIVTNIADGSQLVDDEQFCPVLPIIRFSDEEDALERANASSLGLGGSVWSPDVERAGALARRLEVGTAWVNNHMDISLNAPVGGVKQSGYGVEFGGAESLAQFTRETVLHLPSA, from the coding sequence ATGAAATTGAAAATGCGAACTCAGACCATGCCCCGATTGCTCATCAACGGCGAGTTGCTGGAGGGACAGAGATCCAGCGAAGTCGTCAATCCCGCGACTGGCGCAGCGTTCGCCACCGTAAGCATCGCGAGCGAGGCGCAGCTTGATCAAGCCGTGCAATCAGCCTCTGACGCCGCGCCGAGGTGGGCAAGAACCGAATGGGCGCATCGCGCCTCGGTGCTCAGCTCGCTCGCCGTTTGCATCCGCGACAACGGCGAAGAGCTGGCGCAGCTGATCACGTTGGAGCAGGGAAAGCCGCTGGCCGGATCCCGACGTGAACTGCAGTTCGCGGCTGCTGCCTTCGAGTCGGTCGCGCGCTTGCGTCTAGAGCCACAGCCGTATGAGCGCCAAGCGAATCGATCCATCACGGGCTTTCGCTCGCCACTTGGCGTGGTAGGTGCGATCGCGACATGGAACTATCCCCTGATGACGATGGCATCCAAGATTTCCGTAGCCTTGATGGCAGGGAACACCGTCGTTCTGAAACCCTCGCCGAACACTCCCATTGCAACACTGCGATTCGGCGAGCTTGTCCGGCATCTGCTGCCCGCAGGCGTGTTGAACATCATCACGGATGCCAATGACCTAGGTGCGTTGCTAGTGCGCCATCCGAAGATCGATCTGGTGTCGTTCACAGGCTCCACCAAGGTGGGACGGCAAATCGCCCGCGAAGCCGGCAACGACGTCAAGCATCTGGTGCTTGAACTGGGGGGGAATGACGCCGCCATCGTACTGTCGGATTCCCATCCAACCCAGATCGCAGATTCCATTTTCAGGGCAGCCTTTCAGAATGCCGGGCAGACCTGTCTTGCCATCAAAAGGCTGTACGTGCACGAGCGCATTTATGCACAACTGACCAACGAACTGGTGCTCAGGGCCCAGGCCGCCGTAGTGGGCGATGGCATGGACGCTCGCACGCAGATCGGCCCGGTCCAAAACCAGGGGCAATACGCTCGCGCGCAGGCCATCATTGACGCAGCACGGCAAGAAGGCGTTGTTGCCGCCGGAGGTGAAACGCACGGCCCCGGGTACTTTGTGCGCCCAACCATCGTCACCAACATCGCAGACGGGTCGCAGCTTGTCGATGACGAGCAGTTCTGTCCGGTTCTTCCCATCATCCGATTCAGTGACGAAGAAGATGCCCTCGAGCGCGCCAACGCGTCGTCCCTTGGGCTGGGCGGCTCGGTGTGGTCGCCCGATGTCGAGCGGGCAGGTGCGTTGGCCAGGCGCCTGGAAGTTGGAACGGCGTGGGTGAACAACCACATGGACATCAGCCTGAATGCCCCCGTGGGCGGTGTCAAGCAGTCGGGCTACGGCGTCGAGTTCGGCGGTGCCGAGAGCCTTGCCCAGTTCACTCGCGAGACCGTGCTGCATCTACCGTCTGCTTGA
- a CDS encoding tripartite tricarboxylate transporter substrate binding protein produces the protein MIRSKVLSAALAALLCATSGITSAQGANQPRNAGPVAEWPQKPIRIIVSFTAGGLADIMARTIGNLMAQSTGQPVVVENKPGANGNLAADYVAKSPADGYTMCLCSTVIESVSPFLYEKMSFDPQKDLAPVTAAGRIRLHLVVRANLPVSNAKEFVEYAKAQPKPLTFGSVGIGSTPHLLAEMFTGFEALHVPYKGGPPAIQDLAAGHLDFFMDGGVSFPFVREGKLRMLAVSSAQRSPQFPHVPTLGELGYRDLDFDSWFTIYAPGSTPPSLIQRLNHELTAALSDEGLRKRFMEIGVEAQGSSPEQIKAIADRERQAFGRVIKESRIKVD, from the coding sequence ATGATCCGATCTAAAGTTCTTTCGGCGGCGCTCGCTGCGTTGCTCTGCGCAACCAGTGGCATCACCAGCGCGCAAGGAGCGAACCAACCCCGGAACGCGGGCCCCGTGGCAGAGTGGCCTCAGAAACCCATCCGCATCATTGTTTCATTCACGGCCGGCGGGCTCGCGGACATCATGGCGCGAACAATAGGCAACTTGATGGCGCAGAGCACCGGGCAACCGGTCGTTGTTGAGAACAAGCCCGGCGCCAACGGGAATCTGGCTGCGGACTACGTCGCCAAATCGCCGGCCGATGGCTACACGATGTGCCTGTGCTCGACCGTCATCGAATCAGTGAGCCCGTTCCTGTACGAGAAGATGAGCTTCGACCCGCAGAAGGACCTGGCTCCTGTCACGGCCGCAGGGCGCATTCGCCTTCATCTGGTCGTACGCGCGAACTTGCCGGTTTCAAACGCTAAGGAGTTCGTCGAGTACGCAAAGGCGCAGCCCAAGCCACTGACCTTCGGATCGGTCGGCATCGGAAGCACGCCCCATCTCTTGGCGGAAATGTTCACCGGATTCGAGGCGCTGCACGTTCCTTATAAAGGCGGTCCGCCCGCGATTCAGGACCTAGCGGCAGGCCATCTGGATTTCTTCATGGACGGCGGCGTGTCCTTTCCGTTCGTGCGGGAGGGAAAACTTCGAATGCTGGCAGTCTCCAGTGCTCAAAGGTCACCGCAGTTTCCCCATGTGCCGACACTTGGCGAACTGGGCTATCGAGATCTAGATTTCGATTCCTGGTTCACCATCTACGCGCCGGGATCCACCCCGCCGAGCCTGATTCAACGACTGAATCACGAACTGACCGCAGCACTGTCCGATGAAGGCTTGCGCAAACGCTTCATGGAGATTGGAGTGGAAGCTCAAGGCTCGTCCCCCGAGCAGATCAAGGCGATCGCCGACCGGGAGCGGCAGGCTTTCGGACGCGTGATCAAGGAAAGCCGCATCAAAGTCGACTGA
- a CDS encoding class II aldolase/adducin family protein translates to MSTNSSLQATQSSPAYPIAEKLIRTDLAACYRLAAHFRMSDLTYTHISARLEGREEFLLNAFGLTFEEICASNLVKVDPAGAILEDPVGVGINAAGFVIHSAIHAARPDVVCVMHSHTAAGMAVSAHPDGLLPITQHAMKFHNRIGRHSYEGIAIDLAERERLARDLGDHNAMILENHGLLTCGSSVAEAFGNMYYLERACQAQVAALSGGTKPLMPSRDAIEKTSSLFYEHRTQADSRDWPPLMRLLDRIDPSFRA, encoded by the coding sequence ATGTCAACCAACTCATCCTTGCAGGCCACTCAAAGTTCACCTGCATACCCGATCGCAGAGAAATTGATCCGAACCGATCTCGCGGCCTGCTACCGGCTCGCTGCGCACTTTCGGATGAGCGACCTCACGTACACGCATATTTCCGCGCGGCTTGAAGGCCGCGAGGAGTTCCTTCTCAACGCGTTCGGACTGACGTTCGAAGAGATCTGCGCCTCCAATCTCGTGAAAGTGGACCCGGCCGGCGCGATTCTGGAAGACCCGGTCGGCGTCGGCATCAACGCGGCTGGCTTCGTGATTCACAGCGCGATTCACGCCGCGCGGCCGGACGTCGTCTGCGTCATGCATTCCCATACTGCGGCCGGGATGGCCGTATCGGCACACCCCGACGGCTTGCTGCCGATCACCCAGCATGCAATGAAGTTCCACAACCGGATCGGCCGCCATTCCTACGAGGGGATTGCCATCGACTTGGCCGAGCGTGAAAGATTGGCTCGCGATCTAGGCGACCACAACGCCATGATTCTTGAGAACCACGGACTGCTCACCTGCGGCAGCTCCGTGGCTGAAGCTTTCGGGAACATGTATTACCTCGAGCGCGCTTGCCAGGCACAAGTGGCTGCGCTCAGTGGTGGCACGAAACCCTTGATGCCATCGCGAGACGCGATCGAAAAGACGTCGAGCCTGTTCTATGAGCACCGCACGCAGGCCGATTCGCGCGACTGGCCGCCTCTGATGCGTTTGCTGGACCGAATCGACCCGTCGTTCCGAGCTTAG
- a CDS encoding amidohydrolase family protein yields MQGKIAIEEHWEFPEVDTTGTWGFIDPTYFADLKLRLLDVDRRLDDMDAAGIDISVLSLTQPGIQEIDSKEAAIDAARRMNDYAANTLVRKNAARLKTFACVPLQDPEAAALEAKRACTELGSLGILVNGFTNVGPDTARYLDNPVNLPFWQQISELGVPVYLHPRMPLPSQRKSYEGYPGLAGSAWGFGIETATHALRLMLSGLFDRFPSVNVILGHLGEGLALSLPRVEHRLRHQLASAHGPHLRTPMDYLRENFYVTTSGTFRTQALQHTMSEMGVDRVLFSVDYPYESMHEISDWFDNCSISPNDKRKVASENARRILGLSTTN; encoded by the coding sequence ATGCAAGGCAAGATCGCCATCGAAGAGCACTGGGAATTCCCGGAAGTCGACACCACGGGAACATGGGGTTTCATCGACCCGACGTACTTCGCGGACCTGAAACTCCGGCTGCTCGATGTGGACCGTCGGCTCGACGACATGGATGCCGCAGGAATCGACATCTCCGTGCTGTCGCTGACGCAGCCAGGCATTCAGGAGATCGACAGCAAAGAGGCTGCCATCGACGCAGCACGGCGCATGAACGATTACGCTGCCAACACGTTGGTCCGAAAGAATGCGGCGCGTCTGAAGACATTCGCCTGCGTTCCCCTGCAGGATCCGGAGGCCGCAGCCCTCGAAGCCAAACGCGCTTGCACGGAATTGGGTAGCTTGGGCATCCTGGTCAACGGCTTCACCAATGTCGGCCCCGATACCGCGCGCTATCTGGACAATCCGGTCAACTTGCCCTTCTGGCAGCAGATCAGTGAACTCGGTGTTCCGGTCTACCTCCATCCGCGCATGCCGTTGCCCAGTCAGCGCAAAAGCTACGAGGGCTATCCAGGGCTCGCCGGATCGGCTTGGGGCTTCGGCATTGAGACAGCAACCCACGCGTTGCGCCTGATGCTCAGCGGTCTGTTCGACCGCTTCCCTTCCGTCAACGTCATTCTGGGCCATCTGGGCGAGGGACTGGCCTTATCGCTCCCGCGAGTGGAACATCGGCTACGGCACCAACTGGCGAGCGCGCATGGCCCGCATCTGCGTACGCCCATGGACTACCTGCGCGAGAACTTCTACGTCACCACGTCGGGAACGTTCAGGACACAGGCGCTGCAGCACACCATGAGCGAGATGGGCGTGGATCGCGTCCTGTTTTCAGTGGACTACCCCTACGAATCGATGCACGAGATCTCGGACTGGTTCGACAACTGTTCGATCAGCCCAAACGACAAGCGCAAAGTCGCGTCGGAGAATGCGCGCCGAATCCTGGGGCTCTCGACAACCAATTGA
- a CDS encoding NAD(P)-dependent oxidoreductase yields the protein MIRIVGPVRAEPLMRQIAGLLAHAGRPAVVTATESRDLLSLSNMTGTTLLVCLMVPCGAREMAAMPGLRGIVSPLVGYDWIDIDEATRRSIWVVNGEVRESRESMAEATIMLMLTLLYRLRETEAELRSGGDRVRNRSMLKGRTVGIVGYGGITREIVQRLQCWHANILVHTREAPPDAPGVSFVSRDHLLAVSDVVLLMTRLDDANRHLLDKGRLECMKRGVLLVNTARGGLVDETALVEALESGQVGAAALDVFEVEPLPSDHPFRRLPNVILTPHSVGHTAQMLERIPHEAAANIIRLLDGHIPDSCKNRQAMVKPVPLSAGPCARSPPSA from the coding sequence ATGATTCGCATTGTGGGTCCGGTGCGTGCCGAGCCGCTCATGCGGCAGATCGCAGGCTTGCTTGCGCATGCAGGCAGACCAGCCGTGGTCACGGCGACCGAAAGCCGCGACCTGCTCAGCTTGAGCAACATGACGGGCACGACCCTGCTGGTTTGCTTGATGGTGCCGTGCGGTGCCAGGGAAATGGCTGCGATGCCAGGGCTACGAGGAATCGTTTCGCCGCTCGTGGGCTACGACTGGATCGATATCGACGAGGCCACGCGCCGCTCCATCTGGGTGGTGAATGGCGAAGTCCGCGAGAGCCGCGAGAGCATGGCCGAAGCCACGATCATGCTCATGCTCACCCTGCTCTATCGGCTGCGCGAGACCGAAGCCGAGCTTCGCTCGGGCGGCGACCGCGTGCGCAACCGCAGCATGTTGAAGGGTCGCACGGTTGGAATCGTGGGCTACGGTGGCATCACGCGAGAGATCGTCCAGCGTCTCCAATGCTGGCACGCGAACATCCTCGTGCACACGCGCGAAGCGCCGCCAGATGCACCGGGCGTTTCGTTCGTCTCGCGCGACCACCTGCTCGCCGTCAGCGACGTGGTGTTGCTGATGACACGCCTCGACGACGCGAACCGACACCTGCTCGACAAAGGCCGCCTGGAATGCATGAAGCGCGGCGTGCTGCTGGTGAATACGGCGCGGGGCGGCCTGGTGGACGAGACCGCGCTGGTGGAGGCACTGGAGTCCGGCCAGGTCGGTGCCGCCGCACTGGATGTCTTCGAAGTGGAACCGTTGCCGTCCGATCACCCGTTCAGGCGCTTGCCCAACGTCATCCTGACACCGCACTCCGTAGGGCACACAGCCCAGATGCTGGAGCGGATACCGCACGAGGCTGCGGCCAACATCATTCGATTGCTGGACGGGCACATTCCCGACAGCTGCAAGAACAGGCAAGCAATGGTGAAGCCCGTCCCGCTTAGTGCGGGCCCATGCGCTCGCAGTCCACCAAGTGCTTGA
- a CDS encoding class II aldolase/adducin family protein — protein MLNTISSESRLDSSPPPTDEGTIRTDLAACYRLAAHFRMTDMTYTHISARLDRGEAFLLNAFGLLFEEVCASNLVKVDAKGTILHDPTGAGVNAAGFVIHSAVHAARHDVRCVMHTHTAAGMAVSTHPEGLLPITQHAMRFHNRIGRHAYEGIAVDLAERERLAKDLGGHNAMILENHGMLTCGATVAEAFGNMYYLERACQAQVAALGGGVKPLTPSADAIQKTALLFHENRSKADTRDWPPLLRMLDRADPSYRN, from the coding sequence ATGTTGAACACGATCAGCTCGGAATCCCGCCTGGATTCATCTCCACCGCCGACGGATGAAGGGACCATCCGGACCGACCTTGCAGCGTGCTACCGACTCGCGGCACATTTCCGCATGACCGACATGACGTACACGCATATTTCGGCCAGGCTGGACCGCGGCGAAGCGTTCCTGCTCAACGCCTTCGGCTTGTTGTTCGAGGAAGTGTGTGCATCCAATTTGGTCAAAGTCGACGCGAAGGGCACCATCCTGCACGACCCCACGGGCGCGGGCGTGAACGCTGCCGGATTCGTGATCCACAGCGCCGTGCACGCGGCGCGCCACGATGTCCGCTGCGTGATGCACACCCACACCGCAGCAGGCATGGCGGTGTCGACACATCCCGAGGGCTTGCTTCCGATCACCCAGCACGCGATGCGCTTTCACAACCGGATCGGCAGGCACGCCTACGAAGGCATCGCGGTCGACCTTGCCGAACGCGAACGATTGGCGAAGGACCTGGGCGGGCACAACGCCATGATTCTGGAGAACCACGGCATGCTGACCTGCGGCGCCACGGTCGCCGAGGCTTTCGGCAACATGTACTACCTCGAACGTGCCTGCCAGGCACAGGTCGCTGCGCTGGGCGGTGGCGTCAAACCCCTGACGCCTTCGGCGGATGCGATCCAGAAGACGGCGCTCCTGTTTCACGAGAATCGCTCGAAGGCGGACACGCGGGACTGGCCGCCCTTGTTGCGCATGCTCGACCGGGCCGACCCTTCGTACCGCAACTAG
- a CDS encoding tripartite tricarboxylate transporter substrate binding protein produces MNWKFVLMGLLLACFGSHGQAESFPQKPVKIIVPYPPGGMDILYRAVAAELSNKWGQPVIVENRAGADSLIGAEAAARAAPDGYTLLGTADFTFIANRFLYAKLPYDPDKSFVPVSLIAQTEMFLVANQNLPVKDLRELVAYARANPKQLSFGSFSRGSQADLAFSALNKREGIDVLAVPYKGVGPAMAAIAGGETQLGMGGTNVAAPLIQAKKIKVLAMTGSARHPQFPDVQTATEQGFPYLISRLWYGLFAPAGTPQPIVNKISADIQSILSNQEFVESKITSRGIQVLSGKSEDLSKRLSEDVARGAQAFKEAGIKPE; encoded by the coding sequence ATGAACTGGAAATTCGTTCTGATGGGTCTGCTGTTGGCGTGCTTCGGCTCGCACGGGCAAGCGGAGTCCTTCCCCCAGAAGCCTGTCAAGATCATCGTGCCCTACCCGCCGGGCGGCATGGACATCCTCTACCGTGCAGTCGCTGCGGAGCTGTCGAACAAATGGGGGCAACCCGTCATCGTCGAGAACCGCGCCGGCGCTGATTCACTCATCGGAGCCGAAGCGGCAGCCAGAGCGGCCCCGGATGGCTACACCCTTCTCGGAACCGCCGACTTCACGTTCATTGCGAACCGATTTCTCTACGCCAAGCTGCCGTACGATCCCGACAAGAGCTTCGTACCCGTCTCGCTGATCGCTCAGACCGAGATGTTCCTTGTGGCCAACCAGAACTTGCCAGTCAAGGACTTGCGCGAACTCGTGGCCTATGCGCGTGCCAATCCCAAGCAACTCAGCTTCGGCTCGTTCTCGCGCGGCAGCCAGGCGGATCTCGCCTTCTCAGCGCTGAACAAACGCGAGGGGATCGACGTGCTTGCCGTGCCCTACAAAGGCGTCGGGCCGGCCATGGCAGCCATCGCGGGCGGAGAAACCCAGCTGGGCATGGGCGGCACCAACGTTGCCGCTCCCTTGATTCAGGCCAAGAAGATCAAGGTCCTGGCCATGACCGGCAGTGCCAGGCATCCGCAGTTTCCTGACGTTCAAACCGCCACGGAACAGGGGTTTCCGTATTTGATCTCGCGCCTTTGGTACGGCTTGTTCGCCCCTGCCGGAACGCCGCAGCCGATCGTGAACAAGATTAGCGCCGACATCCAAAGCATCTTGTCGAACCAGGAATTCGTCGAGTCAAAGATCACCAGCCGCGGCATCCAGGTCTTGAGTGGCAAGTCGGAAGACCTGTCGAAGCGATTGAGCGAGGACGTGGCGCGCGGTGCGCAGGCGTTCAAGGAAGCCGGCATCAAGCCGGAGTGA
- a CDS encoding SDR family oxidoreductase, with protein sequence MELGIRGKKAIVAGGSVGMGKESALALAAAGVELYLSARGEARLHAAAAEISKETGARVVPVVADHGSAAGRASLLSACPEPDILVITCSPPRFLSSYLEPEPEEWIDALSTTLLGPVELMRATVGGMASRGFGRVVNIGTIAAKRPHESRLLSGPPRAALCNYSSAIASGLAKSNVAINNILPGMFHTAAMQDRFEGLAKQNGSTHKQEIDRWIAQVGIPAQKLGDARDVGALCAFLCSQYASFIVGQSIVVDGGQMASTF encoded by the coding sequence ATGGAACTGGGAATCCGAGGAAAAAAGGCGATCGTGGCCGGCGGCAGCGTCGGGATGGGCAAAGAAAGTGCGTTGGCGCTGGCCGCGGCCGGCGTCGAGCTCTATCTATCGGCGCGTGGCGAGGCGCGCCTCCATGCGGCAGCCGCAGAGATATCGAAGGAGACAGGTGCACGGGTCGTCCCTGTCGTTGCCGATCATGGCAGCGCTGCCGGCCGCGCCAGCTTGCTCTCCGCTTGCCCGGAGCCCGATATCTTGGTGATCACCTGTTCGCCACCGCGCTTCCTCTCGAGCTACCTCGAACCCGAGCCCGAGGAATGGATTGACGCGCTCTCGACCACGCTCCTTGGCCCGGTCGAACTCATGCGTGCAACCGTCGGCGGCATGGCGAGCCGGGGCTTTGGGCGTGTCGTGAACATTGGGACGATCGCAGCCAAGCGGCCCCACGAGAGTCGACTGCTCTCCGGCCCACCGCGCGCCGCGTTGTGCAACTACTCGTCGGCCATCGCCAGTGGCTTGGCCAAGAGCAACGTCGCCATCAACAACATCCTTCCCGGCATGTTCCATACCGCTGCCATGCAGGACCGTTTCGAAGGCCTGGCCAAGCAGAACGGCAGTACTCACAAACAGGAAATCGACCGCTGGATTGCGCAGGTGGGCATACCCGCCCAGAAGCTCGGCGACGCACGCGACGTGGGTGCGCTGTGCGCATTCCTGTGCAGCCAGTACGCAAGCTTCATCGTTGGTCAAAGCATCGTGGTCGATGGCGGACAGATGGCGTCAACTTTCTAG
- a CDS encoding TetR/AcrR family transcriptional regulator gives MKRNSDAPLLAKPKFAPRRSAPAAAPMPEMPAERLLEAAVALFAQHGFDAVSTGAVATAAGLTQSMVHYHFGTKEKLWMAAVEHLMHARGNMFSLNMEDLRDVDDLSRLKVMLRRFISANAAEPDLTRILIHEGMNDSPRLKWLAKRFMVRGYATFNAAIESAVAAGVVRKLPVRDVTNIIVGACVLTFTLSRLLNEVYGQMPTDPEAVSSLSDTLLEVLFKGLEAKSRS, from the coding sequence ATGAAACGGAATTCTGACGCTCCTCTTCTTGCCAAACCGAAGTTCGCGCCGCGCCGATCGGCGCCTGCTGCGGCGCCGATGCCTGAAATGCCTGCTGAGCGGCTGCTCGAAGCTGCAGTGGCGCTTTTCGCGCAGCATGGCTTCGATGCGGTCAGTACGGGAGCCGTGGCAACTGCCGCCGGCCTCACTCAATCAATGGTGCACTACCACTTCGGCACGAAGGAAAAGCTCTGGATGGCGGCAGTGGAGCACCTCATGCATGCGCGAGGGAACATGTTCTCCTTGAACATGGAAGATCTGCGCGACGTGGATGATCTTTCTCGTCTCAAAGTGATGCTGCGGCGTTTCATCTCTGCCAATGCAGCGGAGCCTGACCTGACGCGTATCCTCATTCATGAGGGCATGAACGATTCGCCCCGCCTGAAGTGGCTTGCAAAGCGCTTCATGGTCCGCGGTTACGCGACCTTCAATGCTGCGATCGAATCGGCAGTCGCGGCAGGGGTGGTGCGCAAGCTGCCGGTGCGAGATGTGACGAACATTATTGTCGGTGCCTGCGTCCTCACGTTCACGCTGAGTCGGTTGCTCAATGAGGTGTATGGGCAAATGCCCACCGATCCCGAAGCCGTTTCCTCGCTCAGTGACACCTTGCTTGAAGTGCTGTTCAAGGGCCTGGAAGCGAAGTCCAGGTCCTGA